A region from the Spirochaetota bacterium genome encodes:
- a CDS encoding cytidine/deoxycytidylate deaminase family protein → MNRPSWDEYFMMIAHDVSSRATCIRRKVGAVIVKDKRILSTGYNGVPTGITHCTPETCLRNIYNVPSGERHELCRGLHAEQNAIIQAAFHGVSISGAIIYVTHQPCSICTKMLINAGIKKFIFEHPYNDELAKTMMDEAGVEAVVFKKLK, encoded by the coding sequence ATGAACAGGCCTTCCTGGGACGAATATTTCATGATGATAGCACATGATGTTTCTTCACGCGCAACATGCATACGGCGAAAAGTGGGTGCAGTTATTGTTAAGGACAAGCGTATACTTTCAACTGGCTATAATGGTGTGCCTACTGGTATCACCCACTGCACGCCTGAGACCTGTCTGCGCAATATTTATAACGTCCCTTCAGGAGAGCGCCATGAGCTGTGCCGCGGACTTCACGCCGAACAGAACGCAATAATTCAAGCAGCATTTCATGGTGTATCTATTTCAGGTGCCATTATTTATGTAACCCACCAGCCCTGCTCCATCTGCACCAAGATGCTGATAAACGCTGGCATAAAGAAATTTATCTTTGAACATCCCTACAACGATGAGCTTGCAAAAACAATGATGGATGAGGCTGGCGTTGAAGCAGTTGTGTTTAAGAAATTAAAATAA